The Halobacillus ihumii genomic sequence GTAACGACAGGCTGGGGCCTTTTACTTGCTGCTGCCATTATTGGACTTGGCTATGGTAATTTCCAATCTACCTCCCAGGCGCTGGCTATAAAAGTAACCCCCAGACATCGAATGGGGTTAGCTAATTCAACGTATTTTATTGGTTTGGATCTTGGATTAGGTGCAGGGCCGTTCGTATTGGGTTTTATAGTTCCGATATCTGGATATAGAGGTATGTACGAAACACTTGTAGGCTTAATTATTGTCGCTCTAGTTGTTTACTACTTTGCTCATGGCAGAAAAGAAAAAGCTCTGACCCGGCCGCAAAAGGCAGCTGTCAACGAATGATATTTTTGAAATAGGAGTCGCACGGAAGGCGTATCCGTGCGACTCCTTTTCTGGTATCTCAATTTATTTTCTAAATCCTCCATTAATAGTTCTCAATCCATATCCATCTAATATATATGAAATGGAAGATATATTAGATGGAGGGCTGATAAATGCAATATTATTATGGAAATCAGATGCCATTGCGTGTCCTTGATGAGGCGGAGTTTTGGAAACATCAGGAAGAAGAACATACGGTTGTAATTAGAGAACTTGTTCCCAATCTGGAACAACAATATGTTCAGGACTTAAAGGAATGGGAAAAAGAGTTTGCCAAGACACATCAACGAGTCGTCAGGTATATTGAAACCGTAAACCGTTCAAATGGACAAGTTTCTCAAGAGCTATACCAGGATATTTTGCAGCTCGTTTCCTATTGCTTGGAGCAGAGTGATCAATTTATTAACTTTTGCCGTCAACTTATGGAACAAAGTGAACCGATCAGCAGCAATCCAACTGCCAAAGTTGTGTTGAACCATATTATTGTTGAATCAGAATATTTTATTGGAGTGGCCCAAACGATTTTATATCAGTCGAAGCTTTGAACCTGACTTGTGAAGGAAGAAAGGGAATCATTAATTGAGAAATACCTGAATTTATCATTAAAGTTGGATCTATCCTTTAACAAAAGGATGGGTCCATTTTTACTTGGAAGCACAGCGGAACAAAGTTATCATTACGGCTAAGTTTAAGTTTGATGGAGAAAGGTCTGCATAAAGCGAGTTGCAATCATATCAGATAGAGGGGACTTCACACTTTGTACAACGATGTGAAGTCCCCCTTTTTATTATTACCTGTGCAGTTTAACCTCACGGAAATTCGCAACATTTTCATTTTTTAATTGAATTAGAGGGGGTGCTGAATAGAGTTTTTAGTGGTCTATAGTAAGGGTTTTTATTCGGACTATTTATTAAATTCAAAAAACTCTTGAAATTACAAGCGCTTACACGTAACATACAATTAATAGTTTGTTTAGTAAACCAACAAAATAATGAAAGGAGGCTGATTGTTGAGAACGATTAATATGGATGTTTAGTTTGTTTGGATTTTTTTATGAAGTATCTACAACAAAAAACAAAAAAGGGGAGATATCAGTGGCACACAAAACAATGGATAGTGGGTACAAATATAACACAGCTAAATTATGGCAAATTGTATTATTCACTTTGAATAATACATCGACAAACCTTTATTTGTTTGCTTTAACGTTTGTAACTTACTACGCAACAGGTTTTGTTGGATTAGCGGTTTTAGCCGTAAGTACTCTTTTGGGAGCAATGAGGTTCTTTGATGGAATAATAAATCCTGCTGTTGGGTTTATTATAGATAAAACAGAAACAAGATTTGGTAAATACAGACCATTAATAATTATTGGAAATATAATCTTGGCGATTTCTGTATTACTTATCTATGCAACACATTTATTACCAGAAGCAGTAAGATTAATTGCCTTGGTACTATTTTATATCATACACAAAATAGGATATTCAATTCAAACGTCGGTTACCAAAGCTGGACAGACTGTATTAACAAATCACCCTAAGCAGCGTCCATTATATGCGATTTTTGATGGCATTTATAATGTTTTAATTTTTACTGGTGGACAAGTTTTTGTAGCTTCATATCTGGTTGCAAAGTATGGAAGTTTTAACTTAGATTTATTTGCAGAATTAAATACCTACACCCTGATTCTTTCAGGTGTTTTTGCATTATTAGCTGTCATGGCCTTAGGCAATAAAGATCGTAAAGAAAACTATGGATTAGGGGAAGATACTACCGAAACGAATTCTATCCGTGAATACTGGCAGGTTATTAAGAAAAACAGACCATTACTATTGCTTTCACTTTCGGCATCTGCCGATAAGCTGGCTTCCCAACTTATTCGTCAATCAGTTGTAGTG encodes the following:
- a CDS encoding MFS transporter, whose product is MAHKTMDSGYKYNTAKLWQIVLFTLNNTSTNLYLFALTFVTYYATGFVGLAVLAVSTLLGAMRFFDGIINPAVGFIIDKTETRFGKYRPLIIIGNIILAISVLLIYATHLLPEAVRLIALVLFYIIHKIGYSIQTSVTKAGQTVLTNHPKQRPLYAIFDGIYNVLIFTGGQVFVASYLVAKYGSFNLDLFAELNTYTLILSGVFALLAVMALGNKDRKENYGLGEDTTETNSIREYWQVIKKNRPLLLLSLSASADKLASQLIRQSVVVVMLFGILLGNYELSGTMGMITMIPSVLIAFFVVAIARKTGLKKAYLSCVWVGFLSLVGLFFLFLIIDNPSSISLSNIGLATIVFLTLYTSAMSFGFLPTTLVVPMVADVSDYETHKSGRYIPGMMGTIFSFIDQFVSSAAPLIMGVVVAMIGYGSEYPGIGEPLTTPLFWATLILAFGIPALLLVVSIVCMKFYKLDRNTMAEIQKGIAEVKEKAEQKRAADL
- a CDS encoding DUF2935 domain-containing protein; this translates as MQYYYGNQMPLRVLDEAEFWKHQEEEHTVVIRELVPNLEQQYVQDLKEWEKEFAKTHQRVVRYIETVNRSNGQVSQELYQDILQLVSYCLEQSDQFINFCRQLMEQSEPISSNPTAKVVLNHIIVESEYFIGVAQTILYQSKL